The Thalassotalea sp. HSM 43 genome window below encodes:
- the dnaB gene encoding replicative DNA helicase — protein MAQKQAFKQPKDKQVELLKVAPHSMEAEQSVLGGLLLDNNAWDNVSERVVAEDFYSRGHRIIYQSIGDLIEKGNPVDLITLSEDLENQKKIDDVGGFVYLAEMMKNTPSAANILAYADIVRERAVTRELISVANEIADASYDTSGRSSAELLDFAEGKVFAIAEQRANKSEGPESVHTIMEKTVDKIEKLYGQPHDGVTGVSTGFTDLDKMTAGMQPSDLIIVAARPSMGKTTFAMNLVESAAMMQDKPALVFSLEMPSDQIMMRMLASLGRIDQTKIRTGQLNDEDWARLSSTMGLLVEKGKLFVDDAAGLTPTEVRSRARRVARDNGGLSMIMIDYLQLMRVPQFSDNRTLEIAEISRSLKALAKELNIPVVALSQLNRSLEQRSDKRPVNSDLRESGSIEQDADLIMFIYRDEVYNDDSADKGTAEIIIGKQRNGPIGRVRVTFQGQFSRFDNFAGPGGIMDED, from the coding sequence ATGGCGCAAAAACAGGCATTCAAACAGCCCAAAGATAAGCAAGTCGAGCTTTTAAAAGTTGCCCCTCATTCTATGGAGGCTGAGCAATCCGTTTTGGGCGGACTGCTGCTTGATAATAACGCCTGGGATAATGTTTCTGAGCGGGTTGTTGCCGAAGATTTTTATTCTCGTGGCCATCGTATTATTTATCAAAGTATCGGTGACTTAATCGAGAAGGGTAATCCAGTCGATTTGATTACCTTGTCAGAAGATCTCGAGAATCAGAAAAAGATCGATGACGTAGGCGGTTTTGTTTATCTCGCAGAGATGATGAAGAACACCCCTAGTGCAGCCAATATTCTTGCCTATGCAGACATCGTTCGTGAGCGTGCCGTTACTCGTGAATTAATTAGTGTTGCCAATGAAATCGCCGATGCCAGTTATGACACCAGTGGCAGAAGCAGTGCCGAGTTATTGGATTTTGCCGAGGGTAAAGTATTTGCTATTGCCGAGCAACGCGCCAATAAATCCGAAGGCCCTGAAAGCGTGCACACCATTATGGAAAAAACGGTCGATAAGATTGAAAAGCTTTATGGCCAACCGCACGATGGTGTTACTGGGGTATCAACAGGCTTTACCGATCTTGATAAAATGACCGCGGGTATGCAGCCATCGGATTTGATTATCGTCGCAGCACGTCCATCAATGGGTAAAACCACATTTGCCATGAACTTGGTTGAAAGCGCGGCAATGATGCAAGACAAACCTGCATTGGTATTTTCACTGGAAATGCCGTCAGATCAAATCATGATGCGTATGTTGGCATCACTGGGACGCATCGACCAAACCAAAATTCGTACCGGCCAGCTTAATGATGAAGATTGGGCTCGATTGTCATCAACCATGGGCTTGTTGGTTGAAAAAGGTAAACTCTTCGTTGATGATGCCGCGGGTTTGACACCAACAGAAGTGCGCTCTCGTGCGCGTCGTGTTGCTCGTGATAATGGTGGTTTATCCATGATCATGATTGATTACTTGCAACTGATGCGAGTACCACAATTTAGCGATAACCGTACCTTGGAAATCGCCGAAATTTCCCGTTCATTAAAAGCCTTAGCGAAAGAGCTAAATATTCCTGTTGTCGCGCTATCACAGCTTAACCGTTCACTAGAGCAACGTTCGGATAAACGCCCAGTTAACTCCGATTTGCGTGAATCCGGTTCAATCGAGCAGGATGCCGATTTGATCATGTTTATTTATCGTGATGAGGTATATAACGATGATTCGGCAGACAAGGGCACCGCGGAAATCATCATAGGTAAGCAACGTAATGGCCCAATCGGTCGTGTGCGGGTAACCTTCCAAGGTCAATTTTCTCGATTTGATAATTTCGCCGGCCCTGGCGGCATTATGGATGAAGATTAA
- a CDS encoding DUF2375 family protein, with translation MESGTNAVTVLYYEQDDMVSLCSDVLTNVRIEADKRVIFPESFRDNKIIIAVLDGNCHVRNSLGDRPIYASS, from the coding sequence ATGGAAAGTGGTACTAATGCAGTAACTGTTTTGTATTATGAACAAGATGACATGGTGTCTTTATGTTCCGATGTTTTAACCAATGTGCGCATCGAAGCTGACAAACGGGTCATTTTTCCAGAATCATTTCGTGACAACAAAATCATTATCGCCGTGCTCGATGGCAATTGCCATGTGCGAAATTCTTTAGGCGATCGACCTATTTACGCCAGTTCCTGA
- a CDS encoding transcriptional repressor has translation MDSTQLLEQAREYCKKNGARLTPTREQVFVLLAKNDGAIGAYDLLEQLQQIDPGAKPATVYRALDFLASQGFVHKIESINAFLMCDHFSECNHPVQLLICDNCSRVEEIQSNNLDLALRAMADASGFTISKQVVEAHGTCKHCQ, from the coding sequence ATGGATTCTACACAACTACTTGAACAGGCAAGAGAATATTGCAAAAAGAATGGAGCTCGCCTAACCCCGACTCGTGAGCAGGTATTTGTCTTACTGGCAAAAAATGATGGCGCAATTGGCGCATATGATTTATTGGAACAATTACAGCAAATTGATCCCGGTGCCAAACCTGCAACGGTTTATCGAGCTTTGGACTTTTTAGCCAGCCAAGGTTTTGTCCACAAAATAGAATCAATCAATGCGTTTTTGATGTGTGATCATTTCAGCGAATGCAACCACCCAGTGCAATTGTTAATTTGCGACAACTGCAGTCGGGTCGAAGAAATCCAATCCAATAATCTAGATTTAGCACTCAGAGCAATGGCTGACGCCAGTGGCTTTACCATCAGTAAACAGGTGGTTGAAGCTCATGGCACGTGCAAACACTGTCAATAA
- a CDS encoding DUF2333 family protein, with protein MALNISAKSASITASVVVFLFYLLGVFWSFEPETFDIREAAIADAKVDNVKPVVGYTTTTAIIKIAETILNKPGGYLANDITPPSVMLDNIPAWEFGALEMVRDISLIMRQSFSRSQSQSLENKFLKRAQPKFNIDHTNWAIPSAEGEYESAIQDLYSYRKDLADPLVQDAQFYARADNLRDYIREVEKRLGSYSQRLSASVGRNQLNTDLAGDKVAQQSTFTASAVIVKTSWWKIDDVFYESRGACWALLHMLQAIEVDFADVLENKNAAVSVSQIIRELEATQQTVWSPMILNGSGFGFVANHSLVMANYISRANAALIDLRELLSQG; from the coding sequence ATGGCGCTAAATATTTCCGCCAAGTCGGCCTCGATCACTGCATCTGTCGTGGTTTTTCTATTTTATTTGTTGGGAGTATTCTGGAGTTTTGAGCCAGAGACTTTTGATATACGTGAAGCCGCGATTGCAGATGCAAAAGTTGACAATGTAAAGCCTGTGGTCGGTTATACCACGACAACGGCGATCATAAAAATTGCTGAGACCATTTTGAACAAACCAGGTGGTTATCTTGCGAATGACATTACGCCACCATCTGTGATGTTGGATAACATCCCAGCCTGGGAATTTGGCGCTTTGGAAATGGTACGTGATATATCACTGATTATGCGCCAATCGTTTTCTCGCTCGCAATCACAATCGTTAGAAAACAAGTTTCTAAAACGTGCGCAACCAAAATTCAATATCGATCATACCAATTGGGCTATTCCATCAGCGGAAGGCGAGTATGAGTCTGCCATTCAAGATTTATATTCTTACCGTAAAGACCTAGCGGATCCTTTGGTTCAGGACGCACAGTTTTATGCGCGTGCTGATAATTTACGCGATTATATTCGCGAAGTTGAAAAGCGATTAGGTAGCTACTCGCAACGATTAAGTGCCAGTGTTGGACGTAACCAATTAAATACGGATTTAGCCGGTGATAAAGTTGCGCAGCAGTCCACATTTACCGCGTCTGCTGTTATAGTAAAGACCAGTTGGTGGAAAATCGATGATGTCTTTTATGAATCACGGGGTGCTTGTTGGGCGCTATTGCATATGCTCCAAGCCATTGAAGTTGATTTTGCCGACGTGTTAGAAAATAAAAATGCTGCCGTAAGTGTAAGCCAAATAATAAGAGAGCTTGAAGCAACTCAACAAACCGTCTGGAGTCCAATGATTCTCAATGGTAGTGGTTTTGGTTTCGTTGCCAACCATTCGTTGGTAATGGCGAACTATATTTCCCGCGCCAATGCGGCATTGATTGACTTGCGAGAGCTGTTAAGTCAAGGATAA
- a CDS encoding MGH1-like glycoside hydrolase domain-containing protein: MRRLSITLVILAAALGMAACQGPINKGTIQTIDVEQSRVLPAYYIRGGFNNWSTDAKFEQTKNGLYQVEVAVGLGIHEYKIASADWQTQLMIANRRHAVVDLNREDNLQRHYPLAINQTESADLLLVEKAGVYRFTLDTRQSYRPIVTINRVKDLVLESDLQHFSDKQSLTFQSYDKQSRHVVISAQQSQSGLRSYVHSTDQSLRDPVPQINGFKEDAKQPYIRTGSIAFDGLFALAIDEMKKLSVSDINDGSYNFGQSIKCDCFKTGQKWDYVWTRDLSYAAHLSLALLDPERVKNSLEYKLSPYRQGVQKPEFAKGDSSGLQIIQDTGSGGSWPISTDRVTWAFGAQAALQSLDEDSQSAFAKTALNALINTLENDRIVAFDAQTGLYMGEQSFLDWREQSYADWVKDDLSYMATSISVSTNAAHYQALVLASQLAEKDGQNDLAKRYRSWAEQLKQAINDKLWLEEYGMYSSLTAGHFDKTAMPKFDWLGQSLAIITGIASGQQSQQILANYPHGPMGAPVIFPQQPDIRIYHNRAIWPFVTAYGVNAAIKGDNAAVVDAGYNTLIRGAALNLSNMENLEWLTGQAIYLQREDVSKSGPVINSKYQLWSVAGYLSMVIHNVFGVQQEQQQLQFKPYLTAQLVEQYFADSQQLTLFNLQWQQRTLNVTMELPQQRANDGVYQLESIELNGKPVANNISTQQLLDSDNEVRIRLATAKKNTASATYVEALPTLLDNKVFAPKEPVIGLRTYVDNVSLFLDDRQQDGIAFNIIKNGVVVAKGLRESSWQDPQPMRWQSCYSAQAVFVDSGLVSHNAKVQCVQPGITIDVDDSRVQSSIAYSRKDYTAFIKDFGDVDDQLLFGDIAVEQAGHYALQLSYRNENNKTNTGITAGVKWLQIEDEQGNVIQSGVIQMPHISASSKPVYSTPVSVELGKGNYQVRISDFYNMSYLQNNQTYTQAGGIDGSRNQVDVYHLRLLPVPK; encoded by the coding sequence ATGCGTAGATTATCAATCACTTTAGTGATTTTGGCCGCCGCCCTTGGCATGGCCGCTTGTCAGGGACCTATCAACAAAGGCACGATACAGACTATCGATGTCGAACAGAGCCGTGTTTTGCCAGCCTATTATATCCGTGGTGGCTTCAATAATTGGAGTACAGACGCTAAGTTTGAGCAGACAAAGAATGGTCTATATCAGGTTGAGGTTGCCGTTGGATTAGGTATTCATGAATACAAAATTGCCAGCGCCGATTGGCAAACCCAATTGATGATCGCTAATCGACGACATGCGGTCGTCGACTTAAATCGCGAAGATAATTTACAGCGCCATTATCCATTAGCGATAAACCAAACTGAATCAGCGGATTTGTTGTTGGTCGAGAAAGCCGGCGTGTATCGTTTTACCTTGGATACCCGTCAATCTTATCGCCCAATCGTTACCATTAATCGCGTGAAAGACCTTGTGCTGGAAAGTGATCTGCAACATTTTAGCGATAAGCAATCACTGACGTTTCAAAGCTATGATAAACAATCTCGCCATGTGGTGATTTCAGCACAACAAAGTCAAAGCGGATTGCGCTCCTATGTTCACTCTACCGACCAATCGCTGCGTGACCCGGTACCACAAATTAATGGCTTTAAAGAAGACGCCAAGCAGCCTTATATTCGCACCGGCTCTATCGCGTTTGACGGTTTATTTGCTTTGGCGATTGACGAGATGAAAAAACTGTCGGTGAGCGACATTAATGATGGCAGCTATAACTTTGGTCAATCGATTAAATGCGATTGTTTTAAGACCGGGCAAAAATGGGACTATGTTTGGACGCGTGACCTGTCTTATGCGGCGCATTTGTCATTGGCGTTGCTTGACCCTGAACGGGTAAAAAATTCATTGGAATATAAGTTGTCACCGTATCGCCAAGGCGTACAAAAACCTGAATTCGCCAAAGGCGATAGCTCTGGTTTACAAATTATCCAAGATACTGGCAGTGGTGGTAGTTGGCCAATCAGTACCGACCGAGTAACGTGGGCATTTGGTGCACAAGCGGCATTGCAAAGTTTAGACGAGGATAGTCAAAGCGCTTTTGCAAAAACTGCGTTAAACGCACTAATTAACACCTTAGAAAATGATCGTATTGTTGCCTTTGACGCGCAAACGGGGCTGTATATGGGAGAGCAATCTTTCCTTGATTGGCGTGAGCAAAGCTACGCTGACTGGGTCAAGGATGACTTAAGCTATATGGCCACGTCGATCTCTGTGTCAACCAATGCGGCGCATTACCAAGCGCTTGTTTTGGCCAGTCAGTTGGCCGAAAAAGACGGACAGAACGATTTAGCCAAGCGTTATCGTTCTTGGGCTGAGCAATTGAAACAGGCGATAAACGATAAGCTATGGCTTGAAGAATACGGTATGTATTCAAGCTTGACCGCCGGTCACTTTGATAAAACAGCAATGCCAAAATTTGATTGGTTAGGTCAATCGCTGGCGATTATTACCGGTATCGCCAGTGGACAACAGAGCCAGCAAATTCTTGCCAACTATCCACATGGGCCTATGGGCGCACCCGTTATATTTCCACAGCAACCGGATATTCGTATTTATCACAACCGCGCAATCTGGCCGTTTGTTACCGCATATGGCGTTAACGCCGCGATAAAAGGCGATAATGCGGCAGTCGTGGACGCTGGCTACAATACCTTAATTCGTGGCGCGGCACTGAATCTATCGAATATGGAAAACCTTGAGTGGCTCACCGGACAGGCGATTTATTTGCAACGCGAAGATGTCAGTAAATCTGGACCTGTGATCAATTCAAAGTATCAACTATGGTCTGTTGCCGGTTATTTATCTATGGTGATTCACAATGTATTTGGCGTGCAGCAGGAGCAACAGCAGCTGCAATTTAAGCCTTACCTTACCGCACAACTGGTTGAGCAATATTTTGCTGACAGCCAACAATTAACCTTGTTTAATCTGCAATGGCAACAACGTACGCTCAATGTCACCATGGAATTACCGCAGCAACGCGCTAACGATGGAGTCTATCAATTAGAGTCTATCGAGTTAAATGGCAAGCCCGTGGCGAACAATATCAGCACACAGCAGTTGCTAGATAGCGACAATGAAGTGCGCATTCGATTAGCGACTGCTAAGAAAAATACTGCATCTGCGACGTATGTAGAAGCGCTACCTACCTTGCTTGATAACAAGGTGTTTGCGCCTAAAGAGCCGGTCATTGGCCTGCGCACCTATGTCGATAATGTCAGCCTATTTTTAGATGACAGACAGCAAGATGGTATTGCTTTTAATATCATCAAAAATGGTGTTGTTGTTGCCAAAGGCTTGCGGGAATCGAGCTGGCAAGACCCACAACCAATGCGCTGGCAATCGTGTTACAGCGCACAGGCGGTATTCGTCGACTCCGGGCTTGTTTCCCATAATGCCAAGGTACAATGTGTACAACCTGGTATAACCATCGATGTCGATGATAGCCGAGTGCAATCGAGCATAGCCTATAGCCGTAAAGACTATACTGCGTTCATTAAAGACTTTGGCGATGTCGATGACCAATTGTTGTTTGGCGACATTGCCGTCGAACAGGCAGGTCACTATGCGCTGCAACTAAGCTATCGCAATGAAAATAATAAAACCAATACGGGTATTACTGCTGGAGTAAAATGGCTGCAAATAGAAGACGAGCAGGGCAATGTCATTCAATCGGGTGTCATCCAAATGCCGCACATCAGCGCGTCGAGCAAGCCGGTATACTCCACTCCGGTTTCGGTTGAATTAGGCAAAGGCAATTACCAAGTGAGGATCTCTGATTTTTACAATATGAGTTATTTGCAAAATAACCAAACCTATACCCAGGCGGGTGGTATAGATGGAAGCCGCAATCAGGTCGATGTTTATCATTTGCGTTTACTGCCTGTGCCGAAGTAA
- the alr gene encoding alanine racemase codes for MFKLQQTATASIDRDALLHNYQVIQEIAPQSRVLAVLKANAYGHGLVRIAKALPHADAFGVARIDEALELRQGGVVKPIVLLEGFFASEHLPIIAANNLQTIVHNRQQLEALQQAQLQEPIQVWLKVDTGMHRLGIEPQEFAEIYQALQQCPNVQKNIRLMSHLACADDLNNQQTLQQQRLFEQLTGHINCEKTLANSAAICAWPECHYQWVRPGLMLYGIDPRISEQAHQIDLQPVMTLHSSLIAIRHVKAGESIGYGAAWQVEKDTCIGVVAIGYGDGYPRHAANGTPVLVNGREVPLVGRVSMDMITVDLGCNAEDQIGDYVELWGKNLNVNRVAHHATTIAYELLCNISRRVKIDVL; via the coding sequence ATGTTCAAGCTTCAACAAACAGCCACTGCCAGTATTGATCGTGATGCCTTGTTGCACAACTATCAGGTTATTCAAGAAATCGCACCACAAAGCCGTGTATTAGCGGTTTTAAAAGCCAATGCCTACGGCCATGGCCTAGTGCGTATTGCCAAGGCGTTACCCCATGCTGATGCCTTTGGCGTTGCCAGAATCGATGAAGCATTAGAATTACGACAAGGTGGTGTGGTCAAACCCATCGTCTTACTCGAAGGCTTTTTTGCTAGCGAGCACCTACCGATTATTGCCGCCAACAATTTGCAAACCATTGTCCACAATCGTCAACAACTTGAAGCGTTGCAGCAAGCGCAATTGCAGGAGCCGATTCAGGTTTGGTTAAAAGTTGATACGGGCATGCACCGACTTGGTATCGAACCGCAAGAATTTGCCGAGATATACCAAGCCTTGCAGCAATGTCCAAATGTGCAAAAAAATATTCGTCTAATGAGCCACCTTGCCTGTGCCGATGATTTAAACAATCAACAAACCTTGCAGCAACAGCGCTTATTTGAACAACTCACCGGTCATATCAATTGTGAGAAAACCTTAGCCAACTCAGCGGCAATTTGTGCTTGGCCAGAATGTCATTATCAATGGGTTCGCCCTGGTTTGATGTTATATGGTATCGACCCACGTATTAGTGAGCAGGCACATCAAATTGACTTGCAACCGGTAATGACTTTGCATTCAAGCCTGATTGCCATTCGTCATGTTAAAGCTGGAGAAAGCATAGGTTATGGCGCTGCTTGGCAAGTAGAAAAAGACACGTGTATTGGTGTGGTGGCAATCGGTTACGGTGATGGTTATCCGCGTCACGCTGCAAATGGCACGCCGGTATTGGTTAATGGCCGAGAAGTGCCATTAGTAGGTCGCGTATCGATGGATATGATCACCGTTGATTTAGGCTGCAATGCCGAAGACCAAATTGGTGATTATGTTGAGTTATGGGGCAAAAATCTGAATGTTAATCGTGTCGCTCATCATGCAACAACCATCGCTTACGAGTTATTGTGTAATATTTCCCGTCGCGTCAAAATTGACGTTCTTTAA
- the dusA gene encoding tRNA dihydrouridine(20/20a) synthase DusA: MSEFTEQLSVAPMLDWTDRHCRYFLRQLSKHTVLYTEMVTTGAILFGKGDYLSYNQQEHPVVLQLGGSDPKAMTECAKVAEQYGYDAININVGCPSDRVQNGRFGACLMAEPELVAECVSSMQNAVKVPVTVKSRIGIDDMDSYEFLHRFIDLVSKAGCEHFIVHARKAWLSGLSPKQNRDIPPLDYSRVYDIKQDFQHLAISINGGIKTLAESNQHLQHIDGVMIGREVYQNPYMLSLADQQVFAKDYAQISREQVIEQMCAYIDEAIKHGPRVWHIVRHMLGLCNGLPGARKYRRFLSENAGKEGADSSVLRQAFALTGVAQDVT; the protein is encoded by the coding sequence ATGTCTGAATTTACCGAACAATTATCCGTTGCACCTATGCTCGACTGGACGGATCGTCACTGTCGTTACTTTTTACGTCAGTTATCCAAACATACGGTGTTATATACCGAGATGGTGACGACAGGAGCCATTTTATTTGGTAAAGGCGATTATTTAAGCTACAACCAGCAAGAGCACCCTGTTGTGTTGCAACTTGGTGGTAGTGATCCCAAAGCGATGACAGAATGCGCCAAGGTGGCTGAGCAATATGGCTATGATGCCATTAATATCAATGTAGGTTGTCCTTCCGATAGGGTTCAAAACGGTCGATTTGGTGCGTGTTTAATGGCCGAGCCTGAATTGGTGGCCGAATGCGTTAGCTCGATGCAAAATGCGGTGAAGGTGCCAGTTACGGTAAAGTCGCGTATTGGCATCGATGATATGGACAGTTATGAGTTTTTACATCGCTTTATTGATTTGGTCAGTAAAGCCGGCTGTGAGCATTTTATTGTGCATGCTCGTAAGGCTTGGTTAAGTGGGCTTAGTCCGAAACAAAACCGTGATATACCGCCGTTAGACTATTCTCGTGTCTATGATATTAAGCAGGATTTTCAACACTTGGCCATTTCAATTAATGGTGGCATCAAAACATTAGCAGAAAGTAACCAACATTTGCAGCATATAGATGGTGTGATGATTGGCCGCGAAGTGTATCAAAACCCGTATATGCTGAGTCTTGCGGATCAACAGGTGTTTGCTAAAGACTATGCGCAAATATCACGTGAGCAAGTGATTGAGCAAATGTGTGCCTATATTGATGAAGCGATAAAGCATGGCCCAAGAGTGTGGCATATCGTGCGCCATATGCTTGGCTTATGTAATGGTTTACCTGGCGCACGTAAATATCGTCGTTTCCTCAGTGAAAATGCAGGTAAAGAAGGCGCAGATTCTAGTGTGTTAAGGCAAGCCTTTGCGTTAACCGGTGTAGCGCAAGACGTTACCTAG
- a CDS encoding PspC domain-containing protein has protein sequence MSSYSKYNTLRKDMVNKKVCGVCAGVARYFDLPVFGVRAATVVLGLMMPTTSVIAYLVAALVMPSRY, from the coding sequence ATGAGTAGTTACAGCAAATACAATACGTTACGGAAAGATATGGTTAATAAGAAAGTCTGCGGTGTATGCGCAGGTGTCGCTCGCTATTTTGACCTACCGGTATTTGGTGTGCGTGCAGCGACCGTTGTTTTAGGCCTTATGATGCCAACAACGAGCGTCATTGCTTATTTGGTTGCCGCATTGGTTATGCCAAGTCGTTATTAA
- the pspA gene encoding phage shock protein PspA: MGMFSRITDIINANINALLDKAENPEKMIRLIIQEMEETLVEVRSEAAKHIAEKKHLSRNLRNVQNKESEWQQKAEIAVAKGREDLARGALIEKQKVATDLENLQQQVQHIDEVLEKIQDDSNRLQEKLTEAKQRQQAFNQRQQSAEVRLQAKKVLDSSNIDSAIAKFESYQQKVDELEAQVESYDFVASKSLSQQIAELEQDDEVEQQLEMMKKKVANG, encoded by the coding sequence ATGGGCATGTTTTCAAGAATAACAGACATTATCAACGCCAACATTAACGCCCTTTTGGATAAGGCGGAGAATCCAGAAAAAATGATTCGCCTTATTATCCAAGAAATGGAAGAAACATTGGTTGAGGTGAGATCAGAAGCTGCAAAGCACATTGCCGAGAAAAAGCATTTATCACGCAACTTGCGAAATGTGCAAAACAAGGAAAGTGAATGGCAGCAAAAAGCGGAAATCGCTGTTGCAAAAGGACGTGAAGACTTGGCTCGAGGTGCACTGATTGAAAAGCAAAAAGTTGCTACCGATCTAGAGAATCTGCAACAGCAAGTACAACACATTGATGAGGTACTAGAGAAGATTCAAGACGACAGTAATCGCTTGCAAGAAAAGTTGACTGAAGCGAAGCAACGTCAACAAGCGTTTAACCAACGTCAGCAAAGTGCAGAAGTACGTCTTCAGGCTAAAAAAGTCCTGGATAGCAGCAATATTGATAGCGCCATCGCTAAATTTGAGAGTTATCAGCAAAAAGTAGATGAGCTAGAAGCACAGGTTGAATCGTATGACTTTGTAGCAAGTAAGAGCCTATCGCAGCAAATCGCTGAGTTAGAGCAAGACGACGAAGTTGAACAACAACTTGAAATGATGAAAAAGAAGGTGGCTAACGGGTAA
- a CDS encoding copper chaperone PCu(A)C, which produces MKKILSLAFALFTFDIAAHHLIIEQPYAKETIPGSKVNSAYMVINNHSDKSLKLLSVTSPISDRIELHEHTFVDQMMKMQQVDAITIEAGDYVALQPHGYHLMIFKPKQALKAGKEIELSLYFDDGSTATIKVPVVGLSKKSNP; this is translated from the coding sequence ATGAAAAAAATACTTAGCTTAGCATTCGCTCTTTTCACTTTTGACATCGCTGCACACCATCTGATTATTGAGCAACCTTACGCCAAGGAAACCATTCCTGGCAGCAAAGTTAACTCAGCATATATGGTCATCAATAATCACTCTGACAAATCGCTAAAACTGTTATCTGTCACCTCACCGATAAGTGATCGCATTGAATTACATGAACACACCTTTGTCGATCAAATGATGAAAATGCAGCAAGTCGATGCCATTACCATCGAAGCAGGGGATTATGTTGCCTTACAGCCTCACGGCTATCATTTGATGATCTTTAAACCAAAACAAGCACTTAAAGCCGGAAAAGAAATCGAACTGAGCTTATACTTTGATGATGGATCAACTGCTACTATTAAAGTACCCGTAGTTGGTTTATCTAAAAAATCTAACCCGTAA